The following coding sequences lie in one Mycobacterium sp. DL440 genomic window:
- a CDS encoding TetR/AcrR family transcriptional regulator produces the protein MSTPRTVTASPVAPTTGAVPPAQRLLNTAAELFANQGIRAVGIDQILREAGVAKASLYSSYGSKDALVMAYLTDLDHADRNRWEQAVAGIDDPVRRILMFFDLASGSATRRNYRGCLYANAATEYPSAELEPVQAHRKWLRSTLSALLEQAGVPAPETLARHIQLLYDGALLGSKLERSIEPITAARALAQELIERPR, from the coding sequence ATGAGCACGCCCCGGACCGTCACCGCGTCGCCTGTTGCGCCGACGACCGGCGCCGTCCCGCCGGCGCAGCGATTGCTCAACACCGCAGCCGAACTGTTCGCCAACCAGGGCATTCGCGCCGTCGGCATCGACCAGATCCTGCGCGAGGCCGGAGTCGCCAAGGCGAGTCTCTACAGCAGCTACGGCTCCAAAGACGCTTTGGTGATGGCCTACCTCACTGATTTGGATCACGCTGATCGCAACCGCTGGGAACAGGCGGTCGCCGGCATCGACGACCCCGTGCGGCGAATCCTGATGTTCTTCGATCTCGCATCAGGCTCGGCGACCCGGCGCAACTACCGCGGGTGCCTGTACGCGAACGCCGCCACCGAATACCCCAGTGCGGAGCTCGAACCCGTACAGGCCCACCGAAAGTGGCTGCGGTCCACGCTGTCCGCGCTACTGGAGCAGGCCGGCGTCCCAGCCCCCGAGACGCTGGCCCGGCACATCCAGTTGCTCTACGACGGCGCGCTGCTGGGCTCCAAGCTGGAGCGCTCGATCGAACCGATCACCGCCGCGCGCGCACTGGCCCAGGAACTGATCGAGCGGCCACGGTGA
- a CDS encoding DUF4242 domain-containing protein has translation MTLYLYEITPDATDAAAVGQLLKTVDAEIASSGGELIEAQVTAQRRRIFAIAEFAGDSAVLDAEKLAAATVTGPHQVRLVGADLSALKAARPHAGYLVEWDLPAELDMEAYLARKKANAPKYADVPEVQFLRTYVREDMDKCLCFYDAPDEAAVRRARDAVSTPIDRLYGLDGPLP, from the coding sequence GTGACTCTGTACCTCTACGAAATCACCCCCGACGCCACGGATGCCGCCGCGGTGGGACAGCTGCTGAAAACTGTCGACGCCGAGATCGCCAGCAGCGGTGGCGAACTGATCGAAGCCCAGGTCACCGCGCAGCGCCGACGGATCTTCGCCATCGCCGAATTCGCAGGAGATTCGGCCGTTCTGGACGCCGAGAAGCTGGCCGCGGCCACCGTCACGGGCCCGCATCAGGTCCGGCTGGTCGGTGCCGACCTGTCAGCGCTCAAAGCGGCCCGCCCACACGCCGGCTATCTGGTCGAGTGGGATCTGCCCGCCGAACTGGACATGGAGGCCTATCTGGCCCGCAAGAAGGCTAATGCCCCCAAGTACGCCGATGTGCCGGAGGTGCAGTTCCTGCGCACCTATGTCCGCGAGGACATGGACAAATGCCTGTGTTTCTATGACGCTCCCGACGAGGCTGCTGTGCGCCGGGCCCGCGACGCGGTCAGCACCCCGATCGACCGTCTGTACGGATTGGACGGACCGCTCCCGTGA
- a CDS encoding acyl-CoA dehydrogenase family protein produces MTATLAESALAQVAQTVAARAADLDEQRTDVRTDLAELGRAGLLDLELSDMVRVVDEVSAHSLAVGFSTWAHHMAIRYLHAAPRGEFGEQISALAAAQRIGVTAMAAGLKQVAGLGQVPISGAADGSDLVISGPIRWASNVFPGALLVLPVRIGERTLVVTVDAIADGVTVDPAPPLTALGATASTSLRLDRIRVAPHQVLTTDLGAFVGEIRPAFLLLQTAFCVGVTRAALTAATEAHTGPLARFGAELDDAVTRATDVRSRLYRWAADPDAATVAQLIRLRLDAAGLAVDVTRLELSLTGGAGYTLGSAANRRFREAAFLPVQSPSEGQLRWELTRYE; encoded by the coding sequence GTGACTGCCACGCTCGCGGAGTCCGCCCTGGCTCAGGTGGCGCAGACAGTCGCTGCCCGCGCCGCCGATCTCGACGAGCAGCGCACCGATGTCCGCACTGATCTGGCCGAACTCGGACGGGCCGGGTTGCTCGATCTCGAGCTGTCCGACATGGTGCGCGTCGTCGACGAGGTGTCAGCGCACAGCCTGGCCGTCGGCTTCTCTACCTGGGCCCACCACATGGCCATTCGGTACCTGCACGCGGCTCCGAGAGGTGAGTTCGGCGAGCAGATCAGCGCTCTCGCTGCCGCACAGCGGATCGGTGTCACCGCGATGGCGGCCGGTCTCAAACAGGTCGCCGGTCTGGGCCAGGTGCCGATCTCCGGTGCGGCTGATGGCTCAGATCTGGTGATCAGCGGCCCGATTCGCTGGGCCTCCAACGTGTTTCCCGGTGCGCTGCTCGTACTGCCGGTCCGCATCGGTGAACGCACCTTGGTCGTCACAGTGGACGCCATTGCCGACGGCGTCACGGTTGACCCCGCGCCACCGTTGACGGCACTCGGGGCCACGGCGTCCACCTCGCTGCGCTTGGACCGGATTCGGGTCGCTCCACACCAGGTGCTCACCACCGACCTGGGCGCGTTCGTCGGCGAGATCCGGCCCGCATTCCTGTTGTTGCAGACCGCGTTCTGCGTCGGCGTCACGCGTGCGGCCCTGACCGCGGCCACCGAGGCACACACCGGCCCGCTGGCCCGGTTCGGCGCCGAACTCGACGACGCGGTCACCCGCGCCACCGATGTCAGATCGCGGCTGTACCGCTGGGCCGCCGACCCGGATGCGGCGACGGTCGCCCAGCTGATCCGGCTGCGACTGGATGCGGCCGGCCTGGCCGTAGATGTCACCCGTCTGGAGCTCTCGCTGACCGGCGGCGCCGGCTACACCCTGGGCAGTGCCGCCAACCGGCGGTTCCGGGAAGCCGCCTTCCTGCCCGTGCAATCACCATCGGAAGGACAACTGCGGTGGGAACTCACGCGCTACGAATAG
- a CDS encoding ABC transporter ATP-binding protein, protein MGTHALRIANGTRHFGATAALTDIDLQIRAGEFLAVLGSSGSGKSTLLRICAGLDTLSAGTLTWSGDGTRPRTGMVFQQPLLMPWLNVAGNVAFARRFTAQRNGFDADHAAKLITRFGLDPLAARYPDELSGGQAQRVAILRAVATRPQLLLLDEPFSALDPATRGDLVGWLGELARELDITVVLVTHDVDEALSLAQRVVLLDGGRIRADWTVGEDGTPTRSEILDQYRTDAAVEVP, encoded by the coding sequence GTGGGAACTCACGCGCTACGAATAGCCAACGGCACCAGACATTTCGGCGCGACAGCGGCGCTGACCGACATCGATCTGCAGATCCGCGCCGGCGAATTCCTCGCGGTACTGGGTTCCAGCGGCAGCGGCAAGTCCACCCTGTTGCGTATCTGCGCCGGGCTGGACACCTTGAGTGCCGGCACGCTGACCTGGTCGGGGGACGGCACCCGACCGCGCACCGGGATGGTTTTCCAGCAGCCGCTACTCATGCCGTGGTTGAACGTCGCCGGCAATGTGGCCTTCGCTCGCCGGTTCACCGCGCAGCGGAATGGGTTCGACGCCGACCACGCCGCGAAGCTCATCACCAGATTCGGACTGGATCCCCTGGCCGCGCGCTACCCCGACGAGCTATCCGGCGGACAGGCCCAGCGCGTAGCGATCCTGCGCGCCGTCGCCACCCGGCCGCAGCTGCTGCTTCTCGATGAACCGTTCAGCGCGCTGGACCCTGCGACGCGTGGCGATCTGGTCGGGTGGCTGGGAGAGCTGGCGCGGGAACTCGACATCACCGTTGTGCTCGTCACCCATGACGTCGACGAGGCACTCTCGTTGGCGCAGCGCGTCGTGCTCCTCGACGGAGGACGGATACGCGCGGACTGGACGGTCGGCGAGGACGGAACCCCCACGCGCAGTGAGATTCTCGACCAGTACCGCACCGATGCCGCGGTGGAGGTGCCGTGA
- a CDS encoding ABC transporter substrate-binding protein produces MTLLTRRSLLAGAAGLTAAGGLFGIGGLAHSAVSSPPGADGALRVGYLPITDAAPLLVAHSAGLYPAGMVSSARPVLFRSWAALAEAFITRQVDVVHLLMPMAVQLRYTLGAGVRVLGWNHTNGSALTVAPHIRDLSDLAGAQVAIPFWWSIHNIVLQQLLRAHGLRPVLRRSASRSDRTVELIVMSPSDMVPALANGTLGGYVVADPFNAVAQIKKIGHIHTFLGDVWRDHACCALVTREDVIASRPQAVQAVADAVVGAQLRIDADRAAAAAALTGGKYLPQPTPAIALALTYPKPPYPLVHPDWQPQRLGFQPFPYPSFTRRLAEAMHGTVVDGDRRFLDRLDPDAVHAELVEDRFVRRSLITHGGPNAFGLTADLTRTEQVQPL; encoded by the coding sequence GTGACGCTGCTGACGCGGCGCTCGCTCCTGGCCGGAGCGGCCGGATTGACTGCTGCCGGTGGCCTCTTCGGTATCGGCGGGCTGGCGCACAGTGCGGTCAGCAGCCCGCCGGGTGCCGACGGTGCCCTGCGGGTGGGCTATCTGCCCATCACCGATGCCGCACCGCTCCTGGTCGCCCACAGTGCCGGCCTGTACCCGGCTGGGATGGTCAGCTCGGCGAGGCCTGTGCTGTTCCGCAGCTGGGCGGCGCTGGCCGAGGCATTCATCACGCGCCAGGTCGACGTCGTGCACCTGTTGATGCCGATGGCCGTCCAGCTGCGCTACACGCTGGGCGCCGGGGTCCGCGTGCTGGGCTGGAACCACACCAACGGTTCGGCGCTGACGGTGGCGCCGCACATCCGGGATCTGAGCGATCTGGCCGGCGCGCAGGTGGCCATCCCGTTCTGGTGGTCGATCCACAACATCGTGCTCCAGCAGCTTCTTAGGGCGCACGGCCTGCGACCAGTGTTGCGGCGCAGCGCTTCCCGATCCGACCGTACAGTCGAACTGATCGTGATGAGCCCGTCGGACATGGTGCCTGCCCTGGCCAACGGCACGCTGGGCGGGTATGTGGTGGCCGACCCGTTCAACGCTGTCGCGCAGATCAAGAAGATCGGCCACATCCACACCTTCCTCGGCGACGTCTGGCGCGATCACGCCTGCTGTGCGCTGGTCACGCGTGAAGACGTCATCGCGAGCCGGCCGCAGGCCGTGCAGGCCGTGGCCGATGCGGTGGTGGGAGCGCAATTGCGCATCGATGCCGACCGTGCCGCTGCGGCGGCCGCGCTGACGGGTGGCAAGTATCTGCCACAGCCGACACCGGCGATCGCGCTGGCGCTGACCTACCCGAAACCGCCCTATCCGCTGGTACATCCGGACTGGCAACCGCAACGTCTGGGATTCCAGCCCTTCCCGTACCCAAGCTTCACCCGTCGCCTCGCCGAGGCCATGCACGGCACCGTCGTCGACGGCGACCGCCGGTTTCTGGACCGGCTCGACCCGGACGCGGTGCACGCGGAACTGGTGGAGGACCGGTTCGTCCGCCGATCCCTGATCACTCATGGTGGGCCCAATGCCTTCGGTCTGACCGCCGACCTCACCCGAACCGAACAGGTGCAACCGCTATGA
- a CDS encoding ABC transporter permease codes for MTIISADKVPASEDVSRWRGRFAPPAVAVLVTVALWWLATSVLSGPDSLLRQTAPQRAVPALVGLIERGVLVSDVGVSLWRLVIGLAVAAVIGIPLGLLIGISGVAERAGGPIIAFLRMISPLSWTPIALALFGIGNQPVIFLIAVAAVWPVLLNTAAGVRAVDPGLLNVARSFHATRWELLSTVILPAIRTHVQTGIRLALGVAWVVLVPAEMLGVRSGLGYQILNARDQLAYDQVVAVIVVIGLLGFVLDAAARWLLSPARRT; via the coding sequence ATGACCATCATCAGTGCCGACAAGGTTCCCGCATCCGAGGATGTTTCGCGCTGGCGGGGAAGGTTCGCGCCGCCGGCCGTCGCGGTTCTGGTCACCGTCGCGCTGTGGTGGCTCGCGACATCCGTACTCAGCGGGCCCGACTCTCTGCTTCGCCAGACCGCACCGCAGCGGGCGGTACCGGCACTGGTCGGACTCATCGAACGCGGTGTGCTGGTGAGCGATGTCGGTGTCAGCCTGTGGCGATTGGTGATCGGGCTGGCCGTCGCCGCCGTGATCGGGATACCGCTGGGCCTGTTGATCGGGATCTCCGGTGTCGCCGAACGTGCCGGAGGACCGATCATCGCCTTTCTTCGGATGATCTCGCCACTGTCCTGGACACCGATCGCGCTGGCGCTGTTCGGCATCGGAAATCAGCCGGTGATCTTCCTCATCGCCGTCGCCGCGGTCTGGCCCGTGCTACTGAACACGGCCGCCGGTGTGCGCGCCGTCGACCCGGGACTGCTCAACGTGGCGCGTTCATTCCACGCCACCCGCTGGGAACTGCTGAGCACGGTGATCCTGCCGGCGATCCGCACTCACGTGCAGACCGGGATACGGCTGGCGCTCGGCGTCGCGTGGGTCGTTCTCGTGCCCGCCGAGATGCTCGGAGTGCGCTCAGGACTCGGCTATCAGATCCTCAACGCCCGTGACCAGTTGGCCTACGACCAGGTAGTGGCGGTCATCGTCGTCATCGGCCTGCTGGGGTTCGTGCTCGACGCCGCCGCACGTTGGCTGCTGAGCCCGGCGCGTCGTACCTGA
- a CDS encoding DNA gyrase subunit A, with protein sequence MTATLDLPEQNPDLVLDQSADDYWNHYQLTFALYSVSDRAIPSAFDGLKPGQRRLLYQMHDSKLLPGNKPQKSSKICSAVTGNLHPHGGASMYGAAALMAAEFQRVKVIDGQGAFPRIQGDIPAADRYTEMRLSAPGAALTAELDDHAVPMVQTFDGEWTEPTMLPAQWPVLLCNGAMGIAEGWATKVPAHNPREVMAACRALLARPNTTDDTLMKLIPGPDWGCGATVVGANGLREYITTGRGQFTVRGTVSVEGKNCIITELPPGVASNTVQDRIRAMVESGEMSGVADMSDLTDRRNGLRIVVTAKRGHSAETIREQLLSLTPLESTFAASLVALDEDRVPRWWSVRELISAFLHLRDSVVLHRSQYRLEKVTARRHLVAGLMKIHLDIDAAVAVIRGSDTVDDARQGLQKRFEIDEEQANYVLALQLRRLTKLDVIELQAEADKLDAEFAELTELVSNPDARRKVIDKELVETAKLFKGPEFDRRTVLDLEATPTTSGGDEDGPRERKVNASWRLDDRGVFSDSHGDLLTSGLGWAVWTDGRVKFTNGNGLPFKIRDIPVAPDITGLLRSGVMTPGYHLALVTRRGKILRIDPEAVNPQGAAGNGVAGVKLVGDGDEVIAALPISCENGEAILSTSEKGWKVTEVADIPVKGRGGAGVGFHPFVHGEDALLSVSISVTGFVRGGRAVRAEKRAKASVKSAGSGITPAP encoded by the coding sequence GTGACTGCCACCCTGGACCTCCCTGAGCAGAATCCCGATCTGGTGCTCGACCAGAGCGCCGACGACTACTGGAATCACTACCAGCTGACGTTTGCGCTCTACAGCGTCAGCGACCGCGCCATCCCCTCTGCGTTCGACGGGCTCAAGCCGGGCCAGCGCCGCCTGCTCTACCAGATGCACGACTCGAAACTGCTGCCCGGCAACAAACCGCAGAAGTCCTCGAAGATCTGCTCGGCTGTCACCGGCAACCTGCACCCGCACGGCGGGGCGTCGATGTACGGGGCTGCGGCGCTGATGGCGGCCGAGTTCCAGCGCGTGAAAGTCATTGACGGACAAGGTGCGTTCCCGCGCATCCAGGGTGACATTCCCGCCGCAGACCGCTACACCGAGATGCGGCTGTCGGCTCCCGGTGCCGCGCTGACCGCGGAACTCGACGATCACGCGGTACCCATGGTGCAGACGTTCGACGGCGAGTGGACCGAGCCGACGATGCTGCCGGCCCAGTGGCCGGTGCTGCTCTGCAACGGTGCCATGGGCATCGCCGAAGGGTGGGCCACCAAGGTGCCCGCGCACAATCCGCGTGAGGTGATGGCCGCCTGCCGGGCTCTGCTGGCCAGGCCGAACACGACCGACGACACCTTGATGAAGCTCATTCCCGGCCCCGACTGGGGCTGCGGGGCCACCGTTGTCGGCGCGAACGGTCTACGGGAGTACATCACCACCGGCCGCGGCCAATTCACGGTGCGCGGCACGGTGTCGGTCGAAGGCAAGAACTGCATCATCACCGAGCTACCACCCGGTGTCGCCAGTAACACTGTGCAGGACAGGATCCGGGCGATGGTCGAGTCCGGTGAGATGTCCGGCGTGGCCGATATGTCGGACCTGACCGACCGCCGCAACGGGCTACGCATCGTCGTCACCGCCAAGCGCGGGCACAGCGCCGAGACCATCCGCGAGCAACTGCTGTCGCTGACCCCGCTGGAATCGACGTTCGCCGCCAGCCTGGTCGCCCTCGATGAGGACCGCGTGCCGCGCTGGTGGTCGGTGCGGGAACTGATCTCCGCATTCCTGCATCTGCGCGACTCGGTGGTGTTGCACCGCAGCCAGTACCGACTGGAGAAGGTCACCGCGCGCCGCCACCTGGTGGCGGGCCTGATGAAGATCCATTTGGACATCGACGCCGCCGTCGCCGTCATTCGCGGTTCCGACACCGTCGACGACGCTCGACAGGGCCTGCAGAAGCGGTTCGAGATCGACGAAGAGCAGGCCAATTATGTTCTGGCGCTGCAGCTTCGACGGCTGACCAAGCTCGATGTGATCGAGCTGCAGGCCGAAGCCGACAAACTGGACGCCGAGTTCGCCGAACTGACCGAACTGGTCTCCAACCCTGATGCGCGCCGCAAGGTGATCGACAAGGAGCTGGTGGAGACCGCGAAACTGTTCAAAGGTCCCGAGTTCGACCGCCGCACCGTGCTGGACCTCGAGGCCACCCCGACGACGTCGGGTGGTGACGAGGACGGGCCGCGCGAGCGAAAGGTCAACGCCTCCTGGCGCCTTGACGACCGTGGCGTGTTCTCCGACAGCCATGGTGACCTGCTCACCTCGGGCCTGGGTTGGGCGGTGTGGACCGACGGCCGGGTCAAGTTCACCAACGGAAACGGCTTGCCGTTCAAGATCCGCGACATCCCGGTGGCCCCGGACATCACCGGGCTGCTGCGCTCCGGGGTGATGACGCCCGGCTACCACCTGGCTCTGGTGACCCGACGCGGCAAGATCCTGCGCATCGACCCCGAGGCGGTGAATCCCCAGGGCGCGGCGGGCAACGGTGTGGCCGGGGTGAAGCTGGTGGGTGACGGTGACGAGGTCATCGCCGCGCTCCCGATCAGCTGTGAGAACGGCGAGGCCATCCTGTCGACCTCCGAAAAGGGTTGGAAGGTCACCGAAGTCGCCGACATCCCGGTGAAGGGCCGCGGTGGTGCCGGTGTCGGCTTCCACCCGTTCGTCCACGGCGAGGACGCGCTGCTCTCGGTCTCGATTTCCGTGACCGGGTTCGTGCGTGGCGGGAGAGCCGTGCGGGCGGAGAAGCGCGCGAAGGCTTCGGTCAAGAGCGCGGGCAGCGGGATCACGCCGGCACCGTAG
- a CDS encoding toprim domain-containing protein, which produces MSYNAADITELDDVQHTRLRPAVNLGLDVLNTALRELVDNAIEEVADPSHGGSTVTITLHADGSVSVADDGRGLPVDSDPTGKNGIVKTLGTARAGGKFSAHADATSTGAGLNGIGAAAAVFISARTDVTVRRAGKTYLQSFGGGYPGTFDGKDFDPDAEFTRADTQKLRGIGNRKPDAHGTTVRILFDPAVVPDSTVDIGEVLLRAHAAARMSPGVHLIVVDEGWPGEEVPPALIEPFNGPWGSDTLLDLMCTTAGNPVPGVRATVEGRGEYTTGRGATPFRWALTAGPSEPATVAAFCNTVRTPNGGSHLTAAMKGLSEALADRASRIRDLGLAKGEDGPEPQDFAAVTALAVDTRAPDVAWDSQAKTAVSSRSLNVAMAPDVARSVTIWAANPANNDAVSLWTKLALESARARRSAEGAKARSRAASKAKGLGTNLSLPPKLLPSRETGRGSGAELFLCEGDSALGTIKAARDATFQAAFPLKGKPPNVYGFALSKARAKDEFDSIERILGCGVRDHCDPELCRYDRILFASDADPDGGNINSSLISMFLDFYRPLVEAGMVYVTLPPLFVVKDNQERIYCQDESERDAAVARLKATSKRKVEVQRNKGLGEMDADDFWNTVLDPQRRTVIRVNLDDGETKLHHTLFGGPPEGRRTWMAEVAARVDTSALDLT; this is translated from the coding sequence GTGAGTTACAACGCCGCAGACATCACCGAGCTCGACGATGTCCAGCACACCCGCCTGCGGCCGGCGGTGAACCTGGGCCTCGACGTGCTCAACACGGCGTTACGCGAGCTGGTGGACAACGCGATCGAAGAGGTCGCCGATCCCAGCCACGGTGGGTCCACCGTCACCATCACCCTGCATGCCGACGGCTCGGTCAGCGTCGCCGACGACGGCCGCGGACTGCCCGTCGACTCCGACCCCACCGGTAAGAACGGCATCGTCAAGACCCTGGGCACCGCGCGGGCCGGCGGCAAGTTCTCCGCCCACGCCGACGCCACCAGCACCGGCGCCGGCCTCAACGGCATCGGCGCAGCGGCCGCCGTCTTCATCTCCGCGCGCACCGACGTGACCGTGCGCCGGGCCGGGAAGACCTACCTGCAAAGCTTCGGCGGCGGCTACCCGGGGACCTTCGACGGCAAAGACTTTGACCCGGATGCGGAGTTCACCCGCGCCGACACGCAGAAGCTGCGCGGCATCGGCAACCGCAAGCCCGATGCACACGGCACCACGGTGCGCATCCTCTTCGACCCGGCCGTGGTCCCGGACTCGACCGTGGACATCGGCGAGGTACTGCTGCGCGCCCACGCCGCGGCGCGGATGTCGCCCGGGGTGCACCTGATCGTCGTCGACGAGGGCTGGCCCGGTGAGGAAGTGCCGCCCGCCCTGATCGAGCCGTTCAACGGCCCGTGGGGTTCCGACACCCTGCTCGATCTGATGTGCACCACCGCAGGCAATCCCGTACCCGGCGTGCGCGCCACCGTGGAGGGCCGCGGTGAGTACACCACCGGTCGCGGCGCGACCCCGTTCCGCTGGGCGCTGACCGCGGGCCCATCCGAACCGGCCACCGTGGCCGCGTTCTGCAACACCGTGCGCACCCCCAACGGCGGCTCGCACCTCACCGCCGCGATGAAGGGACTTTCCGAGGCCCTGGCCGACCGTGCGTCCCGCATCCGCGACCTGGGCCTGGCCAAAGGTGAGGACGGTCCGGAACCGCAGGATTTCGCCGCGGTCACCGCGCTGGCCGTGGACACCCGCGCACCGGATGTGGCGTGGGATTCGCAGGCCAAGACCGCGGTGTCCTCGCGGTCGCTGAACGTGGCGATGGCCCCGGATGTGGCGCGCAGCGTCACCATCTGGGCGGCCAACCCCGCCAACAACGACGCGGTGTCGCTGTGGACCAAACTGGCGCTGGAATCCGCCCGCGCGCGACGCAGCGCCGAAGGCGCGAAGGCCCGGTCCCGCGCGGCCTCGAAAGCCAAGGGCCTGGGCACGAACCTTTCGCTGCCACCGAAGCTGCTGCCCAGCCGGGAGACCGGCCGCGGCTCGGGCGCCGAATTGTTCCTGTGCGAGGGCGATTCCGCGCTGGGCACGATCAAAGCGGCGCGCGACGCCACCTTCCAGGCCGCCTTCCCGCTGAAAGGCAAGCCGCCCAACGTCTATGGGTTCGCCCTGAGCAAGGCGCGGGCCAAAGACGAATTCGACTCGATCGAACGCATCCTGGGCTGCGGCGTGCGCGATCACTGCGATCCGGAACTGTGCCGCTACGACCGGATCCTGTTCGCCTCCGACGCCGACCCCGACGGCGGCAACATCAACTCCAGCCTGATCTCGATGTTCCTGGACTTCTACCGGCCACTCGTCGAGGCCGGCATGGTCTACGTCACGCTGCCGCCACTGTTCGTGGTCAAGGACAACCAGGAGCGGATCTACTGCCAGGATGAGTCCGAACGCGACGCCGCCGTGGCGCGTTTGAAGGCCACCTCCAAACGCAAGGTGGAAGTACAGCGCAACAAGGGTCTCGGCGAGATGGATGCCGACGATTTCTGGAACACCGTGCTGGATCCGCAGCGGCGCACCGTGATTCGGGTGAATCTCGACGACGGCGAAACCAAGCTGCATCACACCCTGTTCGGCGGGCCCCCGGAGGGCCGGCGCACCTGGATGGCCGAAGTTGCCGCCCGCGTCGACACCTCAGCGCTCGACTTGACCTAG
- a CDS encoding alpha/beta fold hydrolase → MFRREPSPAPHPFANAPAWFTSALEQTPEHSTIDVDGCAIHVRTWGDPDNPPLVFVHGGGAHSGWWDHIAPFFARTHRVVAPDLSGHGDSGTRTEYALSIWAREVLAASEASGSSARPTIVGHSMGGWVGASAATRYGAQIDSILVIDSPLRDRAPEEVRLRNRRRDTAGYPTEDEILARFRAVPKQDVTLPYIGHHIAVQSVRKTDDGWVWKFDPDIFGGHLLDETSTDEELLENTFAGIPCRVGYLRCEDGVVPPPMAAQIRSMLQLRGPFVELAEAGHHPMLDQPLPLVATIRTLLEFWSIT, encoded by the coding sequence ATGTTCCGGCGTGAACCGTCCCCGGCCCCGCACCCCTTTGCGAACGCGCCGGCGTGGTTCACCTCTGCGCTGGAACAGACACCCGAACACTCGACAATCGACGTCGACGGATGCGCCATCCATGTGCGGACCTGGGGCGACCCGGACAATCCGCCACTGGTGTTCGTCCATGGCGGCGGCGCCCACTCCGGCTGGTGGGATCACATCGCTCCGTTCTTCGCCCGCACCCATCGCGTCGTCGCACCCGACCTGAGCGGGCACGGCGACAGCGGCACCCGCACCGAATACGCCCTGTCGATCTGGGCCCGGGAAGTCCTCGCAGCATCGGAAGCCTCCGGTTCCTCGGCGCGGCCCACCATCGTCGGCCACAGCATGGGCGGCTGGGTGGGCGCCTCGGCCGCCACCCGCTACGGCGCGCAGATCGACAGCATCCTGGTCATCGACTCCCCGCTGCGCGATCGCGCCCCGGAGGAGGTCCGGTTGCGCAACCGCCGTCGCGACACCGCCGGATACCCGACCGAGGACGAGATCCTGGCCCGATTCCGTGCGGTACCGAAGCAGGACGTGACGCTGCCCTACATCGGTCACCACATCGCCGTGCAATCCGTGCGCAAGACCGACGACGGATGGGTGTGGAAATTCGACCCGGACATCTTCGGCGGCCATCTCCTGGATGAGACGTCCACCGACGAAGAGCTGCTGGAGAACACGTTTGCCGGAATCCCTTGCCGGGTCGGGTATTTGCGGTGCGAGGACGGGGTGGTCCCGCCGCCGATGGCCGCCCAGATCCGGTCGATGCTGCAACTACGCGGCCCGTTCGTCGAACTCGCCGAGGCCGGCCACCACCCGATGTTGGATCAACCCCTACCGCTGGTGGCGACCATCCGGACCCTGCTCGAATTCTGGTCGATCACTTAG
- a CDS encoding YidH family protein produces MTSGQRPDGVSDIEPDYRFTLANERTFLAWQRTALGLLAAAVAVVQFLPELPIPGGRHALGVLLAMLATLTAGVGLCRWGQVDRAIRKAMPLPRHPMPGYLATGLIVIGLLTVGLVIGKAVTG; encoded by the coding sequence ATGACCAGCGGGCAACGCCCTGACGGCGTTTCGGACATCGAGCCCGACTACCGGTTCACCCTCGCCAACGAGCGGACGTTTCTCGCCTGGCAGCGTACTGCGCTCGGTCTGCTGGCCGCAGCCGTTGCGGTGGTCCAATTCCTGCCTGAACTACCGATTCCCGGCGGGCGCCACGCGCTGGGAGTCCTGCTTGCGATGCTGGCCACGCTTACCGCCGGCGTGGGTTTGTGCCGGTGGGGGCAGGTTGATCGGGCTATCCGCAAGGCCATGCCGTTACCCCGGCATCCCATGCCGGGGTACCTCGCAACGGGCCTCATCGTAATCGGCCTTCTCACTGTGGGTTTGGTGATCGGCAAGGCGGTCACCGGTTGA
- a CDS encoding DUF202 domain-containing protein — MTDLAPNNPRDRGLQVERTALAWTRTSLAVLANGALLMVRDVDGYDGPRWFLVVGLAVTIALSTALIGVRRQRALRSRPLPQRITPRREMLLTGVSVLVLTLVSALALSV; from the coding sequence TTGACTGACCTCGCGCCGAACAACCCACGGGACCGCGGCCTACAGGTGGAACGGACCGCACTTGCGTGGACGCGCACCTCGCTTGCCGTGTTGGCCAACGGCGCGCTACTGATGGTGCGGGACGTTGATGGTTACGACGGGCCGCGGTGGTTCCTCGTGGTCGGTCTTGCCGTCACGATAGCGTTGTCCACGGCCCTGATCGGCGTCCGGCGCCAACGAGCGCTTCGCAGTCGCCCACTACCGCAACGGATTACGCCGCGCCGTGAAATGCTTCTGACTGGCGTCTCGGTGCTTGTCCTTACGCTTGTTTCGGCACTTGCACTGTCGGTCTGA